From a single Natranaerobius trueperi genomic region:
- a CDS encoding CehA/McbA family metallohydrolase, which produces MYIYKGNIHIHTKYSDGTSSIEEIAKIAKKNNLDFIIINDHRHLLGKQRGLEGFYHDVLVLIGSEINLSKNHYLAIGIDEEIMRNEENPQEVIDEVNRQGGLGFIAHPFEKGSPLISNNKTYQWTDWDVAGFTGMEISNYSSQWRDGVRTTLQGLYANFINDQAYFNFPSKKAFDKWLELTKEKQVVGIVGSDAHAPILSKFYFSITVLSYNYLFKSANNYLYLKEPLAEDFVTAKKQVLNALKKGNLYISHDRKKQGDGLLTFLKDMSYKYIPGDRVKPGNYSLICQFKNNVPTKLRLKLYKDGIKIKEYPFPFREKIDFSYGTYHLVISRPNEDNWIILNPFYVWD; this is translated from the coding sequence GGATTTCATTATCATAAATGACCATAGACATCTTTTAGGTAAACAACGTGGGCTAGAAGGTTTTTATCATGATGTATTAGTACTAATTGGTTCTGAGATTAACTTATCTAAAAACCATTACCTTGCTATAGGTATAGATGAAGAGATAATGAGAAATGAAGAAAACCCACAAGAGGTAATAGATGAGGTTAATCGCCAAGGTGGTCTAGGTTTTATAGCTCATCCTTTTGAAAAAGGCTCTCCACTGATTAGTAACAACAAAACTTATCAGTGGACAGATTGGGATGTAGCTGGTTTTACTGGTATGGAAATAAGTAATTATTCTAGTCAGTGGAGAGATGGTGTTAGAACTACCTTACAAGGACTCTATGCTAATTTTATAAATGATCAAGCTTATTTTAATTTTCCAAGTAAAAAAGCATTTGATAAGTGGTTAGAGCTAACTAAAGAAAAACAAGTAGTAGGTATAGTAGGTTCTGATGCTCATGCACCAATATTATCTAAGTTCTATTTTTCTATAACTGTTCTTAGTTATAACTATCTATTTAAGTCAGCAAATAACTACCTATATTTAAAAGAACCGTTAGCAGAAGATTTTGTAACTGCTAAAAAACAAGTTCTAAATGCTCTTAAAAAAGGTAACCTTTATATCTCTCATGATAGGAAAAAACAAGGGGACGGCCTCTTGACATTTCTTAAGGATATGAGTTATAAATATATACCAGGGGATCGGGTAAAACCTGGTAACTACTCATTAATTTGCCAGTTCAAAAATAATGTACCAACTAAACTTAGGTTAAAGCTCTATAAAGATGGTATAAAAATAAAGGAATATCCGTTTCCTTTTCGTGAAAAAATTGACTTTTCATATGGAACATACCATTTAGTTATATCCCGCCCAAATGAAGATAACTGGATTATTTTGAACCCTTTTTATGTTTGGGATTAA